TGAGCAAAGGTAGAGGGGTGTTTAGAGAGGGAGCCAGGGCCAGATCTGCTAGACCTGGGGGTAACTTCTTCAAGCTTCCATGCCGTGGGGGTGATTTAACAGCATCACTCAAGTAAATCTTTCCCACAATCCTCATACGTAAGAACTAATACTATCCCTTATTTACAGAAGAGCCCAGAGAGGAAAAGTTGCCTGCTCAAGGCCACACCGCTGCTAGCAAGGAGatgagccaggattcaaacccggGCAGCCTGGCCTCCGAGCTGTATGCCTCTCTGATGACCACCATgtacgatcccagagtcctggtgaAGCCTGAAGGAGGTCCAGAGAGGGTACCCCTCAAAATCTGGTTTTGCCCTCTGAGCCCAGCTGGTGTAAACTGAACCCGCATGGTCACATGGCCAGTGGCCCAGCAGGTATCTGTTGCCGGGGCTGAAGCCACTTCAGCAATTACTTGTGAGGACCTGCAACCACCCCTTTATCCAGCCCCAGGGTACCCTCATCAGAATCTGCCACTCACCATAGTAAAATGGGTCAGGCTCCTGAGGAACtgtgggaaggaaggcaggaaaagagagagaggggaaaaaatatttcaacactGGGTTTCTTAACATTTCTGAGGCTCCAGATGGGGCCACTGGTCCAAGGTTTCTGGGTAGAAATCAGATAAAGATGCCCCTTGATCTGAATGATACAGCTTCATGCATGGCAGGACATAAGGCTTGAAGAGTGGAGCATAGGATGGATTCCAGCCCCCTACTCACACCATTAGTCAGTACCTTCCCTTGTTCAGTGCACAACCTACCAAACTGTACATGGCAGTCTTGGTCCTAGTCCCCTGTGGAAATCTGAGGCAAGCTATGGACTCATTTCCtgaaaaacacatacacactcccATTTGCATATGATGCTGGGTTAACAGACTCCAATCCCACTGGTAAACCGCTGAGTAGACCAGCTTCCCCCAAATACTCCGTAAAACTCCCCAGTCATCTGACAGCTCCAAAAAACTCAGGCGCTGTCCCTACTATTCTCATCCACTCGCCCCTGCCACCAAATCCTATGCAGGGAAGCTGTCCTATAATATACCCTGTATTATACTACATAGGATATATACTTGATGACTTATTTCCAAGCCATCACCAATTTTAAGATTCAAAATTGATTTCATAATAGctttctgggtgtgtgtgtgtgtgtgtgtgtgtgaatatgtatgTAACTCTATCATCCAAAACATACCCATCCATCAGAGGACTCACCCCAATTTCAGAAATGTTACTGTGTAGATAAAATGCGTGTGTGGGGGGGTATTTAtctctccccctcacccacctccctgtTCCAAACCATATCCCCCTTCAGGAGAACTCATTCCCATTCGAGAAGCCCATCCTGATGGCTCCCTAATTCCTGAGAGCTCTCAGTATGTTCTTTCTTGGCTAGAGCAGAATTCGGCACAGTGTGCCCCACCAGGCGAGGGGGACCAGGAATGTCAGGGCCATGCCAGGTACCGGCATCAGTGCTCTCTTCCAGGATCCGGGGAGGATGGCAACTGCCTTGAGACTGGGGGAGGCCACGTGACTAACTCTGGCCACTGAACTGTgagcccaggtgtcccatctctTCCAGGCTGGACATTTAAGAGCTCTTAGCAGAGCTCCCTGTGGCCATTGGCCCGGTGACATGAAGCTTTCTCTGGTGAGTAGGGACCCCCCGGCTGACCTGTGATGGGCATATGGTGTAAGTGAGAGTTCCACCTTGGTTGTCACAAACCCCTGAGGTGACACTGTTTAAGATGTTTACACTTgcctttaagacaaaaaaaaaaaaaaaaagtcccaatttTCCATGTGTGATGGTGATACCAAATGAAGCtaattacgttttttttttttaagcgaatccttgaaaggaaaaatactaaATATGAGTGTGGGGAACATCTGGATAGGCCAAAAACTGTGGAGGTGGTCCTCGAAAGTGTCAAGATGGGGAAACGCTATTTTAGAGTCGTATGTGCTATCTTAGCTCCCCCCCTCCACCAGATGGGGAGTAGATTTGTTTGACTCCTCTGCCATTAATCGTGgcatttataaaaatctttcGGGGAAGTTTTCTaggatgaatgaaagaaaaaatgaataaatgagtgagcgagtgaatgaatgaatgaatgaatgagagccCCTGCTAGGCTTTGGAAGCTGCATCAGAGGTGGAGTGGACGGATTATCCAGATTTGTCTCCTGTGTTTCCAAACACTCTGCCCTCCTTAACCGTCAGAAGCCCACTGGATGAGCACCTGCTCCAGAATCCTCTTTGGTGCCACCCTGGGTGCCCCGTGCTCTATGCAGAAGTCCCTCTTCTGGTCCCTGCTGCCCCAGCAATCTGGTTCCTCAGGGCGAGGCTGGGCTAAGGGTGGagtcaggaggcaggaggagaaatgTGCACCACTCCTGGCTAGTTGCCAGGGAGACATCAGGAAGGAGGTGGTTGCTATGGCAACTGGGGCATCTTAAGAGGTGAAGAGAGGTGATGGGTCTGGGCACCCCCAGGCTGGGTGGGGTCCTGAGGGTTAGGTCTCTAACTCTAGGGCCAATCTTGACTCCCTCTGCTCCCTTTGTAGCTCCCATTGTCCCTGCAGGGCTGGCTTCTGGCCAAACCCAGGGTCCTTCTCAAGGATGGGGACCCAAGCCCAGCTGTGGCTCTGCATCCCCTTTCTGCTTGCCCCCTGATCTCTGACACGGTGGGAGAGCCCTCAGCTCCCTCCCCCATGCTCCCCCCCAATAATCCATTAATCAATTTAAGTGGTGCAACACAAAACATGCTCTTCttcacccccccactccccccccccggGGTTTCCCAAGACCTGCGGTCCCCTCTTATGCTGTGACTGGGgaaaaggtgggggtgggggtggggctgaggcGTCTGTCCTCCCACCTCTGCCCGTCTGCTGCCATCGATCCTGTTAACCACCATCTCTGCAAAAAGAAGCCCTGGGCTTCCGCCAGGCCCGCTGGCTcagccctgccccctctccctagGGTGGCTTCCAGcctctgcagccccccccccccgccctgcttcAAATTCTGCAGATATGGCTCAGTGCAGCAGCCCCTGCCTGCcgggaaggggggcagggaaggagagatCCGAGTGGAACTGGGGTTCCCTTCACCACCAGGGGCTCCTCAGCACCACTGGCCTATCCCCTCTGGCCCGGCTCTCAGTGCTggaaaccccacccccacccctacccctactAGAGCATCCTTCCCCTTGTTCCTCCGCAGAGGCAGGCTCAAGAGCTGGCTGTCAGGGGGCAGTGGGGGTTTAAGTGGGTGAATAACTGGGTTAACGGTGTGAAATGTAAATCGCTGTGTGGCTAGCCGGGGTGAAGGAGGGACATCTGTGTGCACAGCCGAGTGCACCCTCCTGAACCAGACGACACCCCTGCATGTGGGCTGGGAAGGAGGGTCCCGCCACCCATTCCTGCCTGGGGGGCTCACTGGGGGCTCACTGCAGTGGCTCGGCCCCACCCCATGCTGctcctccttctgtctgtctCCCGCGCTGTgggtccttctctctctcctcctcgatgcctttctctgtgcctctgtctctgattttctctctttctctgcatctctttctatTGCTCTCTGCCTTCCCGTCACTCCCAATCTCTTCCAGCCCCGTATCCGTCCTCTCCCTCTGAGTCTCGGACTCTGGGTCGCCTGTCAcccttgctcgctctctcttttaGGCTCTCAGACAATTTTCACATTCCTTtccgtctccctctctcttctgtctctttccatctctctctcacttcctccggcgctctcccctcccctgtctttccatccttctccctccttcccgcGGAACCTGCCTGTCAGGGATTTCTGGAGACACCCACCACAGGAGCCAGCGCTGGGAAGGAGAGGGATGcaccccccctgcccacctcgGAGACCCTGAGATTTGCAGGAGCCTCCGTGGCGGCCGAGCCCCCCGTTCCCACCCTCGAAGCCCGAAGCCCGGCTCTCCGCGTCCACTACCGCCGCTGTGCAAGACCAGCCGCCCGGTTGCCATAGCTACCGGTCCGCGCATCCCTTCTCCCGGGACTGCCGCTCTCCGACCGCGGGTCCCGCACGGGAACGACACCGCCGGGAGGGGGTGTCCCAGAGGCCTGGAGGGGCGCCAAGGGGTGCACTGCAGGGGCCGCCGCCCGTGGAAGAACGGACATCCCCTTCCCCATTCCCCCCCCTTTTCCGTACTGGCATCCCCCTCGATCCTCTCCCCTAAGCTCTAGGATCCCGGAGCCTCCCTGCCCACCCGCGCGCCCTCTCCCCAGGCGACGCTCACCCTTTGTGGGGGCCTGGGTCGGGGTCGCCATGCCGGGCCGGAGCAGGGGGCGGCTGGAGGCCGAGGCGGTGAAGGCGCGGCTGCAGCAGCTGGAAGCGGGACGGACTGATGTCGGGGGGAGATGGGGGGAGCCCTCGTGTGGGGGGGGCCGTAGCCAATGGGGGCCCGGAGAGCCCGCCCCCGTCccggccacccccgcccccgcccccgcccactgCCGACGTCCCCGCCCCTTCCCCAAGGGTGGGGGCGCCCCCTGCCGGGGCCAAGGGGGCGCCCGGGCTTCCGCGCAGAGGGACTGACAGATCCACAAAGCGCCGTCAAGAGAGAAAAGCACGTTTTATTGAAGTCTGGGCGGCAGAGAGGAGCCTgcgggggcagggctggggaagagggcagtccaggtggcggTGGGCGCacaggtggtgggtgggaggcatCAGGCGCCAGGGGAATCCTGTGGGGGTGACAAAGGTGAGAGGCAAGAGAgccccccagccaccccagcccacccttcgcccccttctcctccccccgccccccagcctaGCCCGAGCTGCAGGACCTGGCTGGGTTCCATCGCGCCAGGTGTCTCTACCGCCTGCGGGTGGACAGACCTGAGGGGGAACACGGAGAGTCCGGGCGTCAGGAGCGGCACCCTAGCTCCTGCGGAGCGGGAAGCAGCAGGGGGATCGGGGACCTCGGGTTTCAAAGCCAGCCCCTCCCACCTCGCACCCCGGGAGGGCCAGGAAAGGGGCTCGTGGAACCCGCCCTCACCCGCGCCCCAAAACACTCGAAATCTCCCCAGACTCACGGCGGATGGAGCTGCGGAAAGTTCCCTCCTCTTCATCAGGTTCCCCAGTCCTGGCAGAAGGAATTGGGGATGAAAACGGAGAGAGGCAGCCGCCCCCAGGACCCCTCCCTCCGCCAGGGCAGCCCTCACTTCACAGTCCCCTGCGCTGAGGGCTGGAGATGGGCGAGGAGCAGGCTCGGGGGCCGCCAGAAAATCGGGCGCACCCAGGAGCGGCTTAAACGTGTGCCAGGGGGTGCTGCTCCCAGTGCCTCCCGGAGCGCAGGGGAAGAGACTGGaagttggtgggggaggggcggccggcCTGGCGACAGCCTCGGTTAGAAAAACCCAGAACCCTCATCTCCTCGTTGAGCGATCTTGGGCAAGTGGCTTCGCCTCCCTGTGCGCCGGTTTCCTCACCAGCAAAATGAGGTTAATAACAGCACCTACCTCCTATAGGGCTGTGGGGAGTAGAGAAGGCAATGAAACGGTATCGGGCACGTGGCGCTAAATATTAGCCATTATTTAAAATGACACCCATGACTGTTTTAGCATGGAGAAGGTATTCATACGttgctttaagtttttatttaaagatgaatcaaAGAGCTAGGAACAGGACTCTGAGCTAAACTGGGCCGCCCAGTGCGGTGATCTCATTTCGCCGTGGCTCTTTCACAGCACTTATCACGCtttgtgattttatatttgtgGGGCTGTTGGAGCCCACGGCCGCCGCCCCCACTGGGCCGGGAGCTCAGCCAGGCGGGGAGggcagtttatttattcactggtCCCCAGGGCTTGGCTTGGGGCTTGGCACACGTAGTAGGGGCTTAATACATTTTTGCGGAAAGGGCTCCGGCTGCGGGTCTGGCGGATGCCCTGCCTCACCCCCGCAGCGCCCCTCTAGAGCGAAAGTAGGTGAGTGAGAGCCCGGAGCGGCCTCTTACCTCTGCTGCTGGTTGAATTTGCACCGGCACCTTCTGCCTGCgggtgggggtaggaggaggCCGGGATTCAGCTCAGGGCGGGCACCGAGCGGCGCTGGTGAGCCGcctggggccggggaggggcggagCCGCAGGGatggggcggggcgaggcggaggggcggggcgagggcgtgGGCGGGGctagggtggggaggaggggcggcaGGGGTGGGGCGAGGCGTCGTgggcggggcgtgggcggggcTAGGGCGTGGGTGGGGCTAGGGTGGGGAGGCGGGGCTAGGGCGGGGCGGCAGGGGTGGGGCGAGGCGGCGTGGGCGGGGCTAcggcggcagggggcggggcggggcggagacCCGCGGCGAGGCGGGGACGCACACCACTGCACCCgcgggggtggaggcaggggctgggggtacTCACTCAGGACGATGAGGATACCGAGGATGAAGAGGATCCCGGCGATGATGAGGCCTCCGATCCGCAGGGATTGGTAGTCTGTGGGCggcagggaggagggtgagggcagggaggggaggaggaaggggaggagaggggacagaatggggaggagggggcgagGAGGATCCGGGAGGGCAGAGGAGAACGAGAACGGTGAGAGGAGGAAGTGGGAGCGGGATCAGGGAGAGAGATCGAGCGGGGTgcgaaggagagggaggaggtgggcagggcaggcggggaggaggcaggaaacaAGGAAGTAGAGGAGGATGGTGGAGAGGGTGAGGGGAccgcagaggggagagagggaggcacagcAGAGGATGAGCCATGAAGTACGCAGAGGTGACAGGAGAAGGAGACTCAGAGAGGGACCAAgtagacagacacacagagacacagacaagggCAGATCAAAGCAGGGAGTCAGAGAGCCAGATCTCTGAGAGACACGAGAGACAGGAGAGTGACCGAGATACAAACACGGCGCCGGAGAGACAGGTGGACAAGGGGAAGAGAGGTAATGAGGACAGGACGGGCACACCTAGGCCATCCGCCCTCCCGGCTCCCCAGTAgatgcctctccctccctcaccgtAGGTGAACGGGTCGTGTTCCTGTGGCGCttctggaaagagaaggaagtcAGAGGTTGGCTGCTTCCTGGGACTCTGCGCGGGGAAGGGCGTAAAGAGACCCTCTGGGGGCTTTACTCCCGTGGGCTGAGAGTCTGCGGACCGCTGGGCCCTGAGCAGGCTGCCCACCCTCCCCGGGCCTTAGCCGCCTCATCTGCACTGTgctgggtggggcgggggctCCTACCTGCGCCCGCTTCCTGTCTTATCCCCTGTTGTCAATGATTCTGTCGTTTGAGGTTAGAGGCCTCCATCCCACCATCCGCCTTTGCCTGACCTTGCATCCGCTCCCCTGCCCCCAATACTAGCTGGTGTTTGGACCCACGCAAAGTCCCCAATTTCCTGGTACCCCAACCGACTGGGTGTAGGTTGGAGTCTCCAAGTTGGTTCTCTTGAAGGGCTttcccctcccctggcctccctTGGGGCTGAGGTGGGTTGTGGGCTACCCGCCGTAGACTCACCTGCGGTGGCCGTGGTGAGGAAACCCACACAGAGAACCAAGATGTGGTGGAGAGGTGCCATCGTCCTGGGAGGCAGCAAGGGTCAAGAAATGTGTTCCCTCGTCTCCCTCACCATTGGGGCTTGAACCCAAGGGGTTAAATCAGAGTCCAGGGGCTTAATTCCAAAAGTACCCATCATCCAGCTTGGCCACTGCTTCATGTGGACACGGTGTCCCCAAAACAAACCACCGTGGGGGTGGTACGACACACAGCGAGGGCAGGGGTGAGACACACACAGCCCACGGGGGTCGCCCAAGGCCTGGGCCTCCCGACAGCAGGCCCCAGGTTCCCACACCTACCCCGTGGGAAGAGCAGGATGGCTCACCCCACCAGGTGGAGACACAGACACACGCCGCCGTGAGGGGTGAGCGACGCTGCAGCCCAAGACACGCCCAAGGGCCACCTGCCCACACACAGGGCCTCGCTGTGTCCGTGTAATATCCCGGCTCCCCT
This portion of the Vulpes lagopus strain Blue_001 chromosome 2, ASM1834538v1, whole genome shotgun sequence genome encodes:
- the FXYD1 gene encoding phospholemman, producing MAPLHHILVLCVGFLTTATAEAPQEHDPFTYDYQSLRIGGLIIAGILFILGILIVLSRRCRCKFNQQQRTGEPDEEEGTFRSSIRRLSTRRR